In a genomic window of Sutcliffiella sp. FSL R7-0096:
- a CDS encoding helix-turn-helix domain-containing protein, with product MKAIIIDDEKHVRDGLQLLADWKGNGIDTVYEAEDGDEAIRLIKEHRPEIIFTDMQMPKLDGISLLKWIAESELTSITIVVSGYDDYTFMRNAITYKSFDYILKPIDPDLLNETLERAVKKWKEEALVRRSSGSVETIPATSGFGTPSSMEKIEEYLRANYQQDITLQEIADCFYLSREHISRKFKQEYHETITDYVTRIRMEKAKELLANPGSKIYEIAYHIGYHNEKYFSKVFKKFYGVTPNEYRTSLVK from the coding sequence ATGAAGGCAATCATCATTGATGATGAAAAGCATGTGAGAGATGGTCTGCAGTTGCTGGCCGATTGGAAAGGAAATGGAATCGATACGGTATATGAAGCCGAAGATGGGGACGAGGCAATCAGGCTCATCAAAGAGCATCGCCCCGAAATCATTTTCACCGATATGCAAATGCCAAAGCTGGATGGCATCAGCTTGTTGAAGTGGATTGCCGAATCAGAACTCACGAGCATCACGATTGTGGTCAGTGGCTATGACGATTACACCTTTATGCGGAATGCCATTACGTATAAAAGTTTTGACTATATCCTGAAGCCAATTGACCCTGATTTGTTAAATGAAACGTTGGAGCGGGCGGTGAAGAAGTGGAAGGAGGAGGCACTGGTACGGAGGTCTTCGGGCAGTGTGGAAACGATTCCTGCCACTTCTGGATTTGGGACGCCCTCTAGTATGGAAAAAATAGAAGAATATCTGCGGGCGAATTATCAGCAGGATATCACCCTCCAGGAGATCGCGGACTGCTTCTATTTGAGCAGGGAGCATATTTCGCGTAAATTTAAACAAGAATATCATGAGACCATCACCGATTATGTGACGCGGATCCGGATGGAAAAGGCGAAGGAGCTCCTGGCAAATCCGGGATCTAAAATCTATGAAATTGCCTATCATATTGGCTATCATAATGAAAAATACTTCAGCAAGGTTTTTAAAAAGTTTTATGGGGTCACCCCTAATGAATACAGGACTTCACTAGTAAAGTGA
- a CDS encoding Gfo/Idh/MocA family oxidoreductase: MEKLKMGVIGVGGIAQNRHIPTFLKMSDKVEIVAISDVNEATARMVGEKFGIPKVYAHYADMFGDVDAVTICTPNKFHAEITIAALGAGLHVFCEKPMAMRPDECEAMIAAAEAAGKKLAIAYHYRFMKESVAAKRLVLEDEIGRPMVARAKGIRRRKVPGWGVFTNKELQGGGSLIDYGCHLLDLSLWLLGNPKPVEVMGSTYNELSKIPGQVNQWGSFDHETFEVDDHVTAYIKFEGGASMLFETSWSANVKSDEESVSISGLSGGVDLFPFHVNQMKHGMLLNTEAEWVPGEEDPSLPQALNFVNSCLGLEELVVKPEEAMQTSMIIDAIYRSSETGKSVSL, encoded by the coding sequence ATGGAAAAGTTAAAAATGGGAGTTATCGGAGTGGGTGGCATTGCGCAGAACCGCCATATCCCGACGTTTTTAAAAATGAGCGATAAAGTGGAGATTGTCGCGATCAGTGATGTGAATGAAGCGACAGCAAGAATGGTGGGAGAGAAATTCGGTATTCCCAAAGTGTATGCGCATTATGCCGATATGTTTGGGGATGTGGATGCAGTGACCATCTGTACACCGAACAAGTTCCATGCAGAAATTACAATCGCGGCGCTTGGGGCTGGCTTGCATGTATTCTGTGAAAAACCGATGGCGATGCGTCCTGATGAATGTGAAGCGATGATCGCTGCTGCAGAAGCTGCCGGGAAAAAACTGGCGATTGCATACCATTACCGATTTATGAAGGAGTCGGTTGCCGCTAAGCGCCTTGTGTTGGAGGATGAAATCGGTCGCCCGATGGTGGCAAGGGCAAAAGGGATACGTCGTCGCAAGGTTCCTGGATGGGGTGTGTTTACGAATAAGGAGTTGCAGGGCGGTGGAAGCCTGATCGATTATGGCTGCCATTTATTGGACCTGTCCTTATGGCTGCTTGGCAATCCGAAACCGGTGGAAGTGATGGGATCAACTTATAATGAGTTAAGCAAAATACCCGGCCAGGTGAATCAGTGGGGAAGCTTTGATCATGAAACGTTTGAAGTGGACGACCATGTGACCGCATACATCAAGTTTGAGGGTGGAGCGTCGATGCTGTTTGAAACGTCCTGGTCTGCCAATGTGAAGAGTGATGAGGAGAGTGTCAGCATTTCCGGTCTGAGTGGGGGAGTGGACCTATTCCCGTTCCACGTCAACCAGATGAAACATGGGATGCTCTTGAATACAGAAGCTGAGTGGGTACCAGGCGAGGAGGATCCAAGTCTGCCACAAGCATTGAATTTCGTAAACAGCTGCCTAGGGTTGGAGGAACTGGTGGTCAAGCCTGAAGAGGCAATGCAAACCTCAATGATCATCGATGCGATTTACCGTAGCAGTGAAACAGGGAAGAGTGTTAGTTTATAG